Proteins from one Rosa chinensis cultivar Old Blush chromosome 7, RchiOBHm-V2, whole genome shotgun sequence genomic window:
- the LOC112177377 gene encoding START domain-containing protein 10 gives MVSPAPCSRSWSISEDSLKRYVQFASESCIQELLSASDSNRGIGINNGNDGWKVLTLENGVEISKRRSGNGSFHTFRSRWLLRSVSPQQFITVANAIDAAKQWDSDLVEARYIKDLDDNLSIIRLKFGDNSKPLFRNREFIVYERRETMEDGTLVVAVASLPKEIAAGLQPKQNNAIRGLLLQSGWVVERLDGDSCMVTYVVQLDPAGWMPKCFVNRLNNKLVMIIENLKKLAQACPIDGDT, from the exons ATGGTTAGTCCAGCACCCTGCAGCCGATCCTG GTCTATAAGCGAGGACTCGCTTAAAAGATATGTGCAATTTGCAAGTGAGAGCTGCATACAAGAGTTACTGTCTGCTTCAGACTCCAACAGGGGGATTGGGATTAATAATGGCAATGATGGCTGGAAGGTTCTTACTCTTGAAAATGGAGTGGAGATATCGAAACGAAGGTCTGGAAATGGATCATTCCACACCTTCCGCAGCCGCTGGCTGCTCAGATCAGTATCGCCCCAACAATTTATCACTGTTGCTAATGCCATAGATGCTGCCAAG CAATGGGATTCTGATCTGGTAGAAGCAAGGTACATAAAAGATCTTGACGACAACCTCAGCATCATCCGGCTCAAGTTTGGAGATAATTCCAAGCCCCTATTTAGAAACAGAGAATTTATAGTCTATGAGCGACGGGAAACCATGGAAGATGGCACTCTG GTGGTAGCAGTTGCTTCACTTCCAAAGGAGATAGCTGCTGGATTGCAACCAAAGCAAAATAATGCAATCAGGGGACTGCTGTTGCAATCAGGATGGGTCGTTGAGAGGCTTGATGGTGACTCTTGCATGGTCACCTATGTTGTTCAG TTGGATCCTGCAGGCTGGATGCCCAAGTGCTTTGTTAATCGACTTAACAACAAACTAGTTATGATCATTGAAAATCTTAAGAAACTGGCGCAAGCTTGTCCAATTGATGGGGATACATGA